The following proteins are co-located in the Macadamia integrifolia cultivar HAES 741 chromosome 3, SCU_Mint_v3, whole genome shotgun sequence genome:
- the LOC122073365 gene encoding uncharacterized protein LOC122073365, translating to MEPKRAGKIQGFLLCQVLEVFSAISGSLLFYQVPERVMDYTLMKFSNDTFVWFWIHFILLLNYLSLISTITDGKRHHHLWFSKAARWIKESIPSLPVATNDDDIKRAVALIDETEVADTDREEQEEKSCSEL from the exons ATGGAACCGAAACGTGCTGGAAAAATTCAG GGCTTCTTATTATGCCAAGTGCTAGAAGTTTTCAGTGCAATCTCCGGCTCTCTGTTATTTTACCAAGTTCCTGAAAGAGTCATGGACTATACATTGATGAAATTCTCAAATGACACCtttgtttggttttggattcatTTTATCTTACTCTTGAACTACTTATCTCTTATTTCCACCATAACTGATGGTAAGAGGCATCACCATTTATGGTTTTCAAAAGCAGCTAGATGGATAAAAGAATCCATACCAAGTCTTCCTGTTGCAACCAATGATGATGACATAAAGCGGGCTGTAGCACTGATTGATGAAACAGAAGTTGCAGATACAGACCGAGAAGAGCAGGAAGAAAAGTCATGCTCTGAGTTGTAA